A section of the Enterococcus montenegrensis genome encodes:
- the sufC gene encoding Fe-S cluster assembly ATPase SufC produces MATLEIKDLHVAIEDKEILKGVNLTLKTGEIHAIMGPNGTGKSTLSAAIMGNPNYEVTQGEILLDGENLLEMEVDERARAGLFLAMQYPSEIPGITNAEFMRAAINAKRDEDNKISVMEFLKKLDKKMELLNMPEEMAERYLNEGFSGGEKKRNEILQLLMLEPTFAILDEIDSGLDIDALKVVAKGVNEMRGDDFGALIITHYQRLLNYITPDVVHIMMDGRVVLTGNADLAKRLEAEGYAGISKELGIDYKEEV; encoded by the coding sequence ATGGCAACGTTAGAAATTAAAGATTTACATGTAGCAATCGAAGATAAAGAAATTCTAAAAGGTGTTAATTTGACGCTGAAAACTGGCGAAATTCATGCCATTATGGGACCAAACGGAACAGGGAAGTCTACTTTATCTGCTGCGATTATGGGAAACCCTAATTATGAAGTAACCCAAGGTGAAATTCTGTTAGATGGTGAAAATTTATTGGAGATGGAAGTTGATGAACGAGCACGGGCAGGGCTATTTTTAGCAATGCAATATCCAAGTGAAATTCCAGGCATCACCAACGCAGAATTCATGCGGGCAGCAATTAATGCAAAACGAGATGAAGACAATAAAATTTCAGTCATGGAATTTTTAAAAAAGCTAGATAAAAAAATGGAATTATTAAATATGCCAGAAGAAATGGCAGAACGTTACTTGAATGAAGGATTTTCCGGTGGGGAGAAAAAGCGTAACGAAATTTTACAACTATTAATGTTGGAACCAACTTTTGCTATTTTAGATGAAATTGACTCAGGTCTTGATATCGATGCGTTAAAGGTAGTGGCAAAAGGGGTCAACGAAATGCGCGGCGATGATTTTGGTGCTTTAATCATTACCCATTACCAACGTTTGTTAAACTATATTACGCCTGATGTCGTTCATATCATGATGGACGGTCGCGTTGTTTTAACAGGTAACGCTGACCTTGCCAAACGCTTAGAGGCAGAAGGTTATGCTGGAATCAGCAAAGAATTAGGTATTGATTACAAGGAAGAAGTTTAA